The genomic DNA TAGACCAGGACAATGTGCCCACACTGACTAAATTAATAACGACCAGAAAACTATTGGCAATGATATATTTTCCCGCATCCTTTTTGAGGGTTTGATAGCGCTGGATATCAAACTCTTTACGATACTCAAGTTTCCCTTTTTGTTCGATCCATTCTTGTTCAGCAGCTTTGAGTTCTTCAGTAGAAATGTCTAATTCTGTGGCAATTTCTACTAACTGCTCATAGGAAAACTCTTCTATATGATTTTGGCGGGCGATCGCCAGTTGCAAAATCTGTTGTAGATCCTCTTGGCGATAGGAACGGGAGATAGGTGCAGAAGAACCAGACATCATCTTAACTTAGGCTTCACTTATAGGGTCTTATAGGGTAATGACAATCCAATCATTGAGCAGATTTGGTGAGGATGGAGGTGGAAAAGCATTTGCTCCCTTCTATTATGCCGAAGATAAGCCGATCCAGACAAGAAACATAGAGAGGGCAAAGATGGGGAAGCGCGGAGATTCCCCATTCCCTATTCCCCATTCCCTATTCCCCATTCCCCATTCCCCATTCCCTACCCGAACCATTCAAGGACGGATAATCCCCCTAAAATGCCCTTACCCCTCAAAAAGCCGCTCATTACAATGGAGAGAGCGAGGCGCACCCCTCCCCCGATATGATGCAATCTTAGATTCAGAGGTGTTTTATGAACGGCAATATTCGCGTGGGCAGTCTTTTTGGCATTCCCTTTTATCTTAATCCGTCCTGGTTTCTGGTTCTTGGTTTAGTGACCTTGAGCTATGGAACCAACTTGAGTGCTAGTTTTCCCCAACTGGGTTCAGTCTTACCCTGGATTTTAGGGTTAGGCGCTGCTCTGTTGCTCTTTTCTTCCGTGTTGGCACACGAACTCGGCCATAGTCTAGTTGCTATTCGTCAGGGGATTGGGGTGAATTCGATTACCTTATTTCTGTTTGGAGGACTGGCAAGTTTAGAGAAAGAATCGAAAACTCCTGCGGAAGCCTTTTGGGTGGCGATCGCCGGCCCTGCGGTGAGTTTGATTCTCTGTGGTCTGTTTACAGCGATCGCGGTTTTTACCCCCATTAGCGGCCCCTTAGCTGCCATTATCGGACTTCTGGCCTACATTAACCTGGTTTTAGGGCTGTTTAACCTGATTCCCGGTTTACCCCTCGATGGCGGCAATATTCTCAAAGCTCTGGTGTGGAAAATTACCGGAAACCCGAACCGAGGCGTAGTGTTTGCTAGTCGCGTAGGACAACTGATCGGTTGGTTTGCGGTGGCGATCGGGGCCCTGTCAGTCTTAGATATTCAAGTGGTTCTGTTTGGCTTCCCCATTCCCGGTAGTATTTGGACGCTCTTAATCGGTTGGTTCCTCCTGCAAAATGCTGGTCGTTCTGCTCAGTCGGCGACCATCCAAGATATTCTCGCTCACTTGAAGGCCGAAGACGCGGTTCATGCTGAAAGTCCTGTCGTTACGTCTAATCTCTCCCTGCGCGAGTTTGCCAATAATTATGTGATTGGTCAAAAGCAATGGAAAAAGTTCCTGGTGATTGATGAGGAAGGACATCTGTTAGGAACGGTCAGCATTGATGATATGCGATCGGTTCCCACCTCCGAATGGCCTGAAACCACCGTTCAAGCCTTAGTCAAACCCACACCAAGTTCAGAAATTATCCAATCGGATCAAAACCTTTTGGAAGTGGTGCAACTGTTGGAACAAACTCAATTGTCTGAACTGCCAGTGGTGCGCGAGAACGGCATTTTAGTTGGCTTACTCGATAAGGCAGAAATCGCCCGCTTAGTGCAACAGCAAGCCTGATCGATAAAAACCCGATAGTTGAATAGTTAATATCAGTAGGGGCGAAAACAGTTTCGCCCCTACTCTTCTGTATTCAGTAGTTAGGAGCGCCTTCTTCCCTAGCGTTTGAATCGGGATTCTTTGTCCCCATTTTATATTAAGATTTATTACAATTTTCGGGATTTTGCATAAAAATGACCTGATTTTTCTGAGATCTAGGTCAGAAATTTGAAGATGATAACTTTACAAAAACTTCATCAAAAATACGGATAACTTCATCGAATCTTCATATTACTCAGAAAAAATGGTGATACTTTTAAACTTATTCCTTCTGCTACTCACCCAGGTGTCCTATGAGCTGGTTTGATTTCCTCTTTAAACCCGTGTTTTCCACTGATTCTGCCTCAGAAACTCATAAAACCTTCATATTGGAACCCATTCTTACTCCCTCTGGCATCGTTGATTCCCTTGATGAAGGGTTGGATTTTGATGCTGATGGAGAAGACAGTACCGTAGAAAATACGGAAGTAGACTTCGATAACGATGTTAATGATTCAGTTAAAGGTCAATCAGATAATACGGTGAACGACAGCGCATCTTTACCGGAAATCCCGGATGAAGATTTAGAAGAGATCCCGTTTATTTACGCATTAGAGGAAGAACCAGACGCAGAAACAGGAGAAGAGTCCTTAGAACCTACGC from Roseofilum capinflatum BLCC-M114 includes the following:
- a CDS encoding site-2 protease family protein gives rise to the protein MNGNIRVGSLFGIPFYLNPSWFLVLGLVTLSYGTNLSASFPQLGSVLPWILGLGAALLLFSSVLAHELGHSLVAIRQGIGVNSITLFLFGGLASLEKESKTPAEAFWVAIAGPAVSLILCGLFTAIAVFTPISGPLAAIIGLLAYINLVLGLFNLIPGLPLDGGNILKALVWKITGNPNRGVVFASRVGQLIGWFAVAIGALSVLDIQVVLFGFPIPGSIWTLLIGWFLLQNAGRSAQSATIQDILAHLKAEDAVHAESPVVTSNLSLREFANNYVIGQKQWKKFLVIDEEGHLLGTVSIDDMRSVPTSEWPETTVQALVKPTPSSEIIQSDQNLLEVVQLLEQTQLSELPVVRENGILVGLLDKAEIARLVQQQA
- a CDS encoding 2TM domain-containing protein, whose product is MMSGSSAPISRSYRQEDLQQILQLAIARQNHIEEFSYEQLVEIATELDISTEELKAAEQEWIEQKGKLEYRKEFDIQRYQTLKKDAGKYIIANSFLVVINLVSVGTLSWSIYVLLIWGLLLGLKTWNTYQMTDAEYEQEFQKWYNRNQIKEAAQKTWQKLSQVLWKSQERQ